The Lolium rigidum isolate FL_2022 chromosome 2, APGP_CSIRO_Lrig_0.1, whole genome shotgun sequence genomic interval CTGAAGAGTTGTAACAGGCTTATGTGTTGTTTTGGTATATTATAACATGGTTAATCTAATGTGTGTGTGATGTGCATATGTGTTGGAAGAAATTAGaggcaaaagaaagaaaataataaCTTTAGTGCTAACTAGTGGTTAACTTAAACGAACACGCATGGGTAACTTCAGTGTTAACTAATAGGTAACTTAACTGAACAAGTATGAGTAACTTTAGTGCTAACTGGTGAGTAACTATAATTTTAACTAGTGAGTAACTAGTACATTAAAGCATGGTTAACTTCAACAATATTTTTTGGTGGGATAACCCTAATATTAACTAGCGGGAAAACAATACACAGTATGATGTGTAACTATAAAACTAATATGGGGTAACTATAATATAATCGGTGGTTACCTATAATGTTAACTAGCGGGTAACTAGTGCATTCAAGCATCACCAAGATAGATTTAGTTACCCTTGCCATCTATTATACACGTATTACTCGTTGAGTTAACTATGTTTTTTGGATGTAGTTTGTCACCATAAAATTGATATAGTTATCGTGCTAGTACTTATGAGGTTTCCAGCCTATAGTTACTTGTCTCCAATGAATTTAACATCCTAAATTGGAAACGGTGTTGTGAAACTGGGTCATAGCTTCTAAAATGAAAAACGAAAAAAGCTCCAAAAGTGAGATCTAATTTCAAACCGAACTATATACGATATCCGGGTAATTCACATGTTACATGTGGGTAATTTTTATGCCCGGAAAAAAGTCATCAAAATATAGCAACAagaatctagttttgaagatctcatcgCCCTGAAAACGGTTTGAGCTCAAAaccttttgaattttcaaattttgcaTTCAGCGCAGCTAACATCAACAGTTTTTCTACATGTATGTGAAATGCCCCACCAGCCCGTTTATATGATGGCTAACTTATGTGTTACACGGCGGGTAACTTTGGTGGTATAGCCCATATTACTCATGTGTTAGAGAGGTGGGTAACTTTTGGCTCCAAAATAatgttgtcgaaacatattaacatgagaTTTAGTTTTGAAGATGCCATCGCGACTAGTCCAACAATGAAAACGGTTCGTGAATCGGATAAGCGGTTTGTCCTGCAAaagattttaaattttcaaaatttcGTACTTAATGCTGATAATATCAGCACTTTTGTCTTTTTTTCCCAATtgctaaaaagtgcttggatGCTGGTTATCAGTTTGAGCACTCGGTTTTTGTCCGTCCGATCCGCCTGATCGAAACGTGTCGCGAGttcggtttccgacaaattcccaCCTGCCCACGTCCCGCACGCCCCACCTACTACAGCTTCCGCTGCCTCACGAACCCCCGCCGCCGCTGAATTGGCTTccgacgcgccgcccgccgccggcctGGTTTCCCGCGAGCCGCCCGCCGTCGACGGGGTTCCCCGCGCGCCGCTCGCCGCCTGCCCAGTTCTCCCGCGCGCCTCGCGTAGCTCGCCGCCGTCCCGGTTCTCCCGCACGTCTCGTGCCGCCGGACGCCGTTCGGTTCTCCCGCATGCTCCCGCCGCAGGAAGTTTCCCCTGCTCGCCACCAAACTGGATCCCCAGCACGCCGCCGCTCTAGGCCCAGTGGCTGCCGGTCGAGACCCCATTCCCGCCCCCAGGTCTCCGGCAATCGCGTCCACGGAGGTCGCGTTCTGTCGACTTGCGCGTGCTTGCCTAACAGCCACCAGCTGCGTCGAGCCGTCGAccacgtcttcctcctctagctcAGCCTTGTTCCGTCGTCGAGGTGGTTTCATGCTGTATCGCGGGATGGCTTCACAGCTACTGCTGCGAACTGAGGAAGCTCCTCCGGCTCCTGCAGAGGATGCGCTCAACCATGTACAGCctcgatgtgaaaccatctcctcATTTTTTTCTTCAATTTTGTCCTCCAACTTTACCAAATTTACGCATAAATACATGTACAGTCCTTTTTCAGATTTTTAAGGCTTAGGTGAATGTTACATGGTTTAGCCCCATTCCGCCAAAGATCGATCACCGCACGCGTTTGATGTTCGATGTCGAAGCTCCTCTTTTACCTCGCTCTTTGCTCCCGATGCCGCCGTAGGCCAACCTGAATGGTCCGTCCATCATCCCGGAGCTCTCATAGGGGCGATCAACGCCGATCTCAATGGACATCCCCTTCGGCTCTTGCAACACAATCTCACGTGACACCTCCTTCGGCTTCCCGCAACTCGTGTTGTGCCTTGTGTCATGGCTGATCATTTTAAGTTGTACCTTGCGGCACTAGGTTCCCTGGGGTTGGGCACCGCCGGTCTCAAAATGACATCTTCGTCTTATTGCGGCTCGTGTTGCGCCTCGTGTCATGGCTCACGATTCCGGCCACATATGTGTTGGTGGAGTTGTACCTCATGTCGGTGGCTCCACGAAGATTGCAATTTATTTCTTCGCACATATGTTAAGTTGTATTTTGTAGGAGGTACCATTGGTTCCACATATGAGCTTAGTTGTATTTTGCATATAATAAATTGTACTCTCACACATTTGCTAAGTTGTGTTCGTAGACGGTAAATTGTTGGTTCACACATGTTCTAAGTTGAATATTCACTATTTCTAAGTTGTATACCCATTAGTATTAATTTGTATACGCACTAGTATTAAGGTGTATACCCACTAGTATTAAGTTGTATACGCAATCGTATAAAGTTGCATACCCACTGCCCACTGGTATTAAGTTGCATACGCACTATAGTTAAGTTGCACCCATTGTCCCTAACCAGAACATAATCGAATGGCCTCGAGTGAAATTGCATGTTTCGGTGTCTAAGTTACCTACCGTTAGTACTCAGTTGGCTACCAGGATTTATTGTGAAGTAGCGCACCATTGTTGTGATTTGCCTACCACATCCTCTAAGTTGCGCATTATTTTTGTCGGCGGTATTAATGGTTCCACATATTAGCTAAGTTGTATCTTGCACATAATAAATTGGTTAGTCCCACATTCTCTAAGTCTGTTTTGTAGGCAATATATTTGTTGCTTCACACGTGTGCTAAGTTGCATACCTACTAATTCTAAGTTGTATATCAACTTTTGTTCAGTTGCAAACCCACGATGATTAAGTTGCATTCAGTGTCCAATGTAGTTTCACCATGTCTAAGTTGTGTACCACCACTACTAAGTTGGCTAGAAACAATGGTGAAGTTGTGTACCATCATCGTGAACTTGCAAGTCCCTACGTCTAAGTTGCCTACCTTTAGTACTAAGTCGGCTACCGTAATTTGTTGTGAAGTAGCGCACCATTGTCGTGAAATTGTCTACTAATGCATCTAAGTTGCACATTATTTGATATATGAACTTGTATATTGTTGGTACTAATTTGGCTACCTCGAAAACCAGTTTGCCAACGATTATATTGGTATTATTGTTGCGGACTGTTATTGTTGAGTTGAGTATCTAGAAAACTAAGTTGCCTACAAAATACAGCAATATAGTGAACTTGCCTATCACCGTGCCTAAGCCACATACTGGTAGTACTAAGTCGGCTCGCATCACTCTTGTAAGGTTGGGTTGTTTCTTCATGGAGTTGCATACAACTACCCCTaagttgtttactgttttctaagTTGTATACATCGTAGTGTTAAGTTTCATAACCATTATTGCTAAATTGTATACTCCTAGTGCTAAGTTTCATACCCCATATATGAAGTTGCATCTTGCGTAATTTACCTACAAAGGGAATGGCTATCACGGTATTAAAGTTGCTTACTACTAGTACTAAGTTGACTAACACCACGCCTAAATCTGCTAGCACCATCCCTAAGTCTGCTAGCACCACACGTAAATTGTGTATCACTAGTACTGTTTTGGCTAGAACTAATATGGTGAAGCTGGGCTCCATTATCGTGAACTTATGTATCACCGTGTCTAACTGAGTTGGTTTTCCGTAACAACTGAGTTGCTTTCCGTAACAACTAAGTTGATTTTCACAAAAAAAAGTTTGTCAAAATATATACAAATGGGATCTAATTTCGAAGATCTTGTCGCGAGAGGTCCAACGGAGAAAACGGAATGCAATTCCGACTTACGGTTTAAAAGTTAtgactttttaaaattttctttgCATGAAATTAAACTCACATGTGGTGATTACGGGGCAATTTTCTATGAGCTGTCATAAACTTTCCATTTTTGGACGTGGGGCCTTTCCTTTTTTAAACGAGTGCTAGGTTCCACAAAGGAGCACCCGGATGGGGTGGATGCTGCCTAGCCACGTCCCTTTTTTTTGCTTTTCAGGACATACACGGTTGATTTTGTCGGAACAGAACATGTACACGGGTTTGGCAAAACATGACGCGCAGGACTCGAGTGACGCTGTCCAAACTCGGAACTGCCCGTCCAATTTGGTTAACTACCGGGCGTCAGGAGACAGAGCGTGCGGCCCGGTCCCAGAAAAATTTTCTCCGCTAACATGCTTGGATCCTTGACCTCCGACCCAATCAACTCTACTTTCCCAATATCACGGCGTCCCACCACTCCTCATACCAAGTTTTTCTTCTCGGGCAAACCTCTGTGATCAGCCAATGCAAAACAAACGGGCTCACCAAACCAAGAGAATAAGCCCCCACATTGGTCAAGATACGGTTGTTTTTTTCTGTTCTTCGACACGAGCGCCTGAATACAGGGCAGATTATAATGAGAAGAAGAAAGAGAATCGCATGTGTAGAAGCTGCAAATGTTTGAGATCGATCGACATTTACCAGTAGACATCGTTTGGTCTGGGCTTTACTTGCACGGAGAGTCGCTCGAGCAGCAAATTGTTCTCTCGGCCTATCTTTCCAGGAACCTTGTATTTACACACAATGTCGAAAATCATGTTGTAAAGCTCCTCTTTCTTCTCGTCGATCTGTTCTAAGCGAACCGCAACGTCTTTTTGCTCTTCAGTAGTAGTGGCCTGTTGCGACAGGGTTTGCGCAAGTACATAACTGAGTTTTTATCCACAAgtagcaaaagaaaaacagagaccCGCAAAAACAAAGTAATTTACGCACCCTAGTTCTGGCGAATCGCCTTGGGAATAGCTGTCGATGCTGCTCCGAGACTGTCGCCGACTGCCGCGTTCGCCAGAGCGCCCGGCCACAGAgcctcatcgccgccgccatgtcGATTCTAGCTCTACAGATCCACGCCCTGACTATGACTTTGCCCGCGACGACCACCTCTTTCGTCCCCGTCTCCCGACACGAAATAGATTGCGGATCAAACAAGGAGATTTATTGGCCAGCGTACTTACCTAGCGGATCGCGGAGTTTCCTTCCAATTGTTGTTAGATTTAGGGTTCCTCTCTCGCTTCCGCAGAAGCGTTGTATTCCGTAACGGAACCGTCGCGCAGCCTCTAAAGAGTTCCCGAAGGTCTACGTTCGCCAGCAGGCCCAGCCCACACAAACGATCCACCTTTCTTGTTTCTAAAATACTACGTACTAGTCACCACTACTGTAGGTCCGAGAAAATACAGATTGATTGGTTGGCTTGGCTCAGACTGGCCGCTCTCCGGGGTGCTCCTATTTGCCGCCTATACGGATTAAAATCAGGGAGCGaaattaaagattttgattgattggttggctTGGAGCAAAATACTATTTGCATTGGCTGATCACAGAGGTAAATTAAATCAGGGAGCGAACGCCTACGGATTAAAATAAAAAATCACTGCTTCgtcttttttttttaaagaaaaggcAGTTGTATCTACCATCCGATTAGATAAAAATAGTACTATGCACAGAATAACACAGTTTATAAGAAAAATCGGATCCAAAAATCACACATGCTTGATTTATAAGGAAAACCTAGATGAAAAACCACACAAGCGAGGAGACCGTCATCCACACAACGCAGCCACCAACGCATCAAATATACCACCAGGTTTGGGGCCGCCGCCCCCACATACCAGCCAGAACGAGCTCTACATTGCCCGAAGACGAACCAGCTAGGTCGACAAACTCGCTATTCACACAGATCACCAAGTCGCCACCCAAGTACAATGCCGACTATCTCGTTCTACTTCTAATTTCTACTGCGTACTGCTTCATCGTTGAACTAGTTTTCTTCTTGTTACAACTTGCAAGAAAAACTAAAGTAGCCGAGCGTACGGGTGGTTTcattatactacctccatcctaaagcttaaggcttattgtTTATTTGCAAAGTCAAAtaaagtaaagtttgatcaaacttttagaagaatctatgaacaaatatgatattttgtaggaatgtggattttgtacacgcaGGTATGGGTATGGAAGTAATCTGTACCGTCCAGAATGTTGGTTGCTTTTCTGTCCCCTCAAGATTTCTCACTCCAAATcctccgtcgtcgtcgccggcgtgcctcctctgtatcctgccCTCCCCGCCTCGCGCCCCTTGTTCTGGCCGGCGCGACTGCTCCGCCGGCGCGCCCTCTCTGCCACCCATCCTCTCCGTCGAGCTGCTGACCTTAGGCCGCTTGCAGGCAATGTCCGGCGGGGCAAGTACAGGGagaacgccccccccccccccagatctTCGAAGGGGCCATATCCACCGATGATTTCTACCCGCTGCCCGAGTACGTGGCCTCCTTGACCCCCCATGCCGACCCGCGGGTATCCTTTGACCGGTTTGTGGCCGAGCATGGAGTTGGGGATGAACGGGAGGAAGCCTCCTACATCGCCGGGCCCCAAGAAGGCAGCAACTTCGGCATCGACGAAGGAGGCGACCAAGGGCTTGGAAGCAACATGGAGGACGGTGGCACAGACGAAAGGGGCAGCACCATCGACGACTGCTGCGCCGAAGAGTTGGGCAGCGTCGCCGGCGGCGCACACGATTTGGATAGCGGCTTTGGCAATGACGTCGCCCAAGAAGGGAGCCGCGTCGTCGGCGACGCTGGTGTCGGATACAAGAAAAGGTACGCTGGCGTCCAACTAGCTTTTGGAATCTCATCTTTCAATTATAATTACTCGATTTGCCTCTTAGAGGGATGGAAAGTCTAATTTAGATGGTGGCATTGCCTCTCTCCAGTTCGTTTGGTCATTGTTGTTGCAAAACCAACAGATTCTGTCTTGGTTCCTCTACTTGCTAGCCTGAATCCACTTGTTTTCTGCATGCGTGGTGTGTAGGTTTAGAGGTCGGGAAGGATCTGATGTTCGAGTTGGGCCGCCAAGAGAGCTAGGAGCAGTGGAATTAGCATTGAGGAATTCATCGACAAGGAATACAAAATACATTTTAGAGCCAGTTGTTGGCACTTCTTTCGACTCTGGCGGAAGCCCATGATTTCTACAACCTGTACTCATGGGAGGTCGGTTTTGGTATTAGATATAGGAAAAACTACACAAGGGGAAAAACTACCGATCATCGCAAGAAGTGATCTGTCAGTTGGAGGTAAATATTTTTGCTGCTCCATTAGTATTACATGTTTGCATTCACCGGAGAGTAGCAGGTGTTATTTGTCCACAgagtaaaaaaaattcaaacttgatttcccttttttttcaaaatggagaCTCATGGTTTCTTCTCTTCAGGGGTTTGACAAAAGGGGCAAGAATGACTCCCCTCGTTATGGATGCAAGGCGATGATTCGTCTGCACATGTCAGATGATCATGGCTGGTTTGTGGAGACGAACCGTCCTGATCACAAGCACCTACTGTCCGACCATTGTGGTGAGAATATGTAGTGGAACTCACACAAGAAGATTGACCAGGCAACCAAGGATACTGTTCGCTACCTTAGAGAGAACGATGTGAGCCTAAGTAAAGAGCACTGCATTCTGGGCAGCATGCATAAGTCAGGTGACAGACTCCCCTTTACGAAGAAGTCGCTGCGCATAATCTGCCAACAGATAGCATTTGATCAGAAAGATGATGACATCAAAAAGATGGTGGATGCTACCCTGTTCCGCCAGCTCCATCCGTGCGGCTGCAAGCTCCTTTCCCAAAATCTCCAAATATCTTTTTTGGAGATTGACCAACTGCTCAACGTTGTCACGCACTAGATCAACCCGTATTCATGTTCTGCATGAGTATGGCCCCTGGGGCAAGATAGATAAGAAATGAGGGGGATTAAAAGGAATTCAACCCCAAAAACCAGATGGAAACTGCCATCTACAAAAAATGTAACCGAAAAAGACGCAGATCGAAACACAAAAATCGAAGGGGGAAAATCCTTACGTTTGTTCCTATTCTACTACATGAGTAGTAATCTCGGTTAGGGTTCCTGGTGGTATTGGATCTTTTTTGGCATAGAGGGATTTTGCAGGTGCATTGTAGCTGGGGTGGGGAGATCGGATCGGAGAGTTCTTGCTCCATACTGCGGGTCTGGGACCATGGGGAGCCGGAGCCACCGCTGCCGCGGCGATGGGCAATAGCGTCGATGCTACGCATGGACGCTTCGCTCGACATCGTCGGAAAACGGGGGAGAGAAATTATGGGAGAGGAGGCGACTAGGCAAGAGCTAACATAGAAAGGggatggaggaaggagaagacaCGGGAGAAAAGCATGTCCAGGGAATCCCGTGTTCCTGCCTTCCACGAATC includes:
- the LOC124686585 gene encoding uncharacterized protein LOC124686585; the encoded protein is MAAAMRLCGRALWRTRQSATVSEQHRQLFPRRFARTRATTTEEQKDVAVRLEQIDEKKEELYNMIFDIVCKYKVPGKIGRENNLLLERLSVQVKPRPNDVYWRSCRRTEKNNRILTNVGAYSLGLVSPFVLHWLITEVCPRRKTWYEEWWDAVILGK